In the genome of Chloroflexi bacterium ADurb.Bin180, one region contains:
- the ackA gene encoding Acetate kinase, whose product MERIILILNCGSSSVKYRLENWDRDETLAAGIVERVGSAGSSCTHELPGRDKMTIPHDCPNYSVAIKLVMDTLTSKEHGAIKDMSQIAAVGHRVVHGGEKFAQSVVITPAVLATFRELADLAPLHNPPNIEGIEAAQALLPKATHVAIMDTAWHQTMPPHTYTYALPHEWYDQYSVRRYGFHGTSLLYCSKRAAVLLGKDPLQCNLIVCHIGNGVSLNAVKDGLSYDTSMGFTPLEGLVMGTRAGDHDPAIPLHVMGKQNLTPKDMNAILNKKSGLLGITGRFSDRRDVEKAANEGDKLSALAIEVECYRIKKYIGAYAASLGRVDALVFTAGVGEMSALIRGKAMDGLEILGIRYDPAKNVLAKTRNAECDITGKGSRTRVFVIPTDEERVMVEDTVALLEGRYHVHTEFAYTFQGKDYRNELRDAGLVKDSKKIPGLKRILARPK is encoded by the coding sequence GACGAAACCCTGGCCGCCGGCATCGTAGAGCGCGTGGGCAGTGCCGGTTCCTCGTGCACTCACGAGCTGCCCGGGCGCGACAAGATGACAATTCCTCACGACTGCCCGAACTACAGCGTGGCGATCAAGCTGGTGATGGACACCCTGACCAGCAAGGAGCATGGGGCAATCAAGGACATGTCCCAGATTGCCGCGGTGGGCCACAGGGTTGTTCACGGCGGCGAAAAGTTCGCCCAGTCCGTGGTGATCACTCCCGCGGTGCTGGCCACTTTTCGCGAGCTGGCCGACCTCGCTCCGCTGCACAATCCGCCCAACATCGAGGGCATCGAGGCAGCGCAGGCGTTGCTGCCAAAGGCCACTCACGTGGCGATCATGGACACCGCCTGGCATCAGACCATGCCTCCTCACACCTACACCTATGCCCTGCCACACGAGTGGTATGACCAGTATTCGGTGCGCCGCTATGGCTTTCACGGTACGTCTCTGCTGTACTGCTCAAAGCGCGCGGCGGTGCTGCTGGGCAAGGACCCTCTCCAGTGCAACCTGATCGTCTGCCACATTGGCAACGGCGTCTCGTTGAATGCGGTCAAGGACGGCCTGTCCTACGACACCAGCATGGGCTTTACGCCGTTGGAAGGCCTGGTGATGGGAACCCGCGCCGGAGACCACGATCCGGCGATCCCTCTTCATGTTATGGGCAAACAGAATCTGACTCCCAAGGACATGAATGCGATTCTGAACAAAAAGTCCGGTCTGCTGGGCATTACCGGCCGTTTCAGTGACCGGCGCGACGTGGAAAAGGCAGCTAACGAGGGCGACAAGCTGTCGGCCCTGGCCATCGAGGTCGAATGCTACCGCATCAAAAAGTACATCGGAGCGTACGCGGCATCGCTCGGCCGGGTGGACGCCCTCGTCTTTACGGCGGGCGTCGGCGAGATGTCGGCTCTTATCCGCGGTAAGGCGATGGATGGCCTGGAGATCCTGGGTATCCGCTACGATCCGGCCAAGAATGTTCTGGCCAAGACGCGCAACGCCGAGTGCGATATCACTGGCAAAGGCTCGCGCACCAGGGTATTTGTGATCCCCACCGATGAAGAGCGGGTGATGGTGGAGGATACGGTAGCGCTGTTGGAAGGGCGTTATCACGTGCACACCGAGTTCGCCTATACCTTCCAGGGCAAGGACTATCGCAACGAGTTGCGCGATGCTGGCCTGGTCAAAGACAGCAAAAAGATACCGGGGCTGAAGCGAATCCTCGCCCGGCCCAAATAG